ACCTGATCGATAGCGTCTTTGACGACAGCAAGCTGCCCCGCATCGAGGATGGACGGAAGCCCAAGACCAACCCGCTGAATGCGAATTTCAAGAAAAAGGAATTCCAGGAGCTTTGGTCGCGGATCAATCGAAAGGCGGTCTATCGCGTCGAATTCGACTCTGAAGAGCTGATCGCCAAAGCGGTCAAGGCGCTTGATAGCGAACTTCGCGTGACGCCGCTGCAATACACCGTCCAACGCGGCGAGCAGGCTTCCGCCCTGACCGACGAGCAGCTGAAGTCTGGCGAGGGCTTCAAGGTGACGGAAACTTCCACCGAGAAAGGCGGCTTCGTCTATTCCGATGTAACCTACGATCTGGTCGGCAAGGTCGCGGAAAACACGCAGCTAACCCGCCGAACCGTCGCGCACATTCTGACCGGCATTGAGGCGTCAATCTTCAACCAATTTAAATCCAATCCAGAGCATTTCATTGCGGAAGCCTCACGCCTGATTAAGGAACAGAAGGCCACGGCGGTGATCGAAAAGCTCCAATACGATGAGGTTGAGGATCGCTACGAGACCGACATATTCACCGCTGCACAGACCGGCCAGGACTTCTCTCGCGCGACGGACAAGCTCAAGAAGCATATCTACGATTATTGCGTGATCGACTCCGGCCAAGAGCGCCGCTTTGTGGACGAACTGGACACCAGCGAAGAGGTCGTTGTCTACGCCAAGCTCCCACGAGGGTTCCTTATCCCGACACCGGTTGGCGACTATAATCCTGACTGGGCCATCTCATTCACGCGCGGGACCGTAAAGCACATCTATTTCATGGCCGAGACCAAGGGCTCTATGTCCTCGATGAAGCTCCGCGAGATCGAGCGCACGAAGATCAAATGCGCGCGCAAATTCTTCGACGAGATCAACCAACAGATCGAGACTGACAAGGTCAAATACGACGTCGTGACCGACTTCGATAAACTGATGGATTTGGTAAGCGGGGTGGCGGCATGATCTTTCAACTTTTTAGGATAAAGGTGGAGCGCGACACAGACCTTTTCGCAAACCCAGATGCCACGCCGTCTTATTTAATTTCAAAGGCCCTTGCCGAACGACCCAAGGCAGAGACCCGGAAAAACCAGCTTTGGCGCATCGGGAATTATGAAATACTAGACGATTTGGGTAATGTCGTATTTTTCGCTTTTGGAAAGGTAACTAAATCAAGAAAAGACTCATACGATGAGGATTCAGGCTCTTTTATTGAACAAGAAGGGGAGGATGCACCGCATACATACGCTCTAATCGACGCAGAAATACAAGTTTGCGCTATTGCGCCAAATTATAAGGTTTCTCAGAATGCCGCAACAGTTGCGCGGAATCTTGCGAAATCTCTATCGATGACTGACACAGCATTAGAAAATCGATCTCGTTTTCGAGTTGATCCGATAATGGACCCCCAATCATTTATTGAATTGCTGCAATCTGCCGAGCGAATTGTGGAATTTGAGATAGGTTTTACCCGACCAAATCCCTTTGATGTAAACCGCCAATTCCAAAGGCCAATGGAGGAGCTTCTCCAAGAAACTGACGGGTTTGAAGGGACGACGAAGATCAAAGGAGAGGCGCTAGGATCAGAACCTCTTGAGGAGTTGGCCCGCTCCGCAGCTGCCGCTGGAAATTCTGCCTCGGCACGTATTCAGCTGACGGATGATGTTTCTCCCAAAAAGCGCAAGTTGGCTGGAAATCAAGCCAGCGTAAATGGCGAGGAAGTCGTAACGCTGGATGAAAAGCGTACGCTTTGGACTATAATTAAAGAAAAATATTCCGAAATTCGGCAAGGACAATAATTATGCAGTGGCGGTTTTGGAGATGGCTTTTTTGCGGTCTAGAAAGTAAAAGGCCGGGCATTTTTCAGCTATTCGACGCTTGGTTGGTTTTTCATATTTTGATTGCGATTTTAATTCAGGCAACAATAACAATTCCTATCGAGGACGCAGCCTCAAAAGTTCTCCTACCATTGGCGAGTATTTTTATTGGCCTTTCATTTGCTTGGGCGGGTAATGCGCAGGCGCTAATGCAAGAAAAAGAAATTGTAGATCTCGCCGAAAAGCATCCAGATGGGCTAGAGACTTATTTATATACATTTCAGCTTGCCATCCTAATCATCTTATTCACCCTCATTATTTGGGGTCTGGCCGGCCTCGAATTTCTCAAGTTAGCGGATCATCACAATATCCCATATGTACGCAACGTAATTGAAGTCGCACTGATTTTCTTCGCTAGCATGACTATACGAGAGTGCTGGCACGTCGTCTTGGGATCGCAGCTAATGATTCTTTCACGTCACGAGATCAGGCGATCGAAGAAAACTAGAAATGATGATTGAGCGCCATATAGTAGCACCCGATTTGATGCTAGCTTGTTTCTGCCATGCTTTTCCTCCCGCTTTGAATTACCCGCAGTATTAGCGGCTGCCGTGTCAGCCACAACAGACCTTCCGCGCCACGGCCTAACGGCCCCGTGAAGGCAATTGTGCCCGCCACTTAGTCGCACCCGCTGTTCCTTCTGCGTTCAAAGCAAAGGAGGAACACATGACCAACATTTATCACGCCACACCTTACGACATTTCAGCCGCTGGGTTCTATTTCAGCACCTATGAAGACTATCTCGAAAAATCCGCATCGCACCGCAACCGCTACGGCGATCCGGTCGAGGAATACGAAATCCAATTTATTGACGGCGAGAACTGTGCGCTTTTCTCAGCGATCGGCGTCAATCAGGCCAACCTTAAACTCTGGTTCGAGGAGTTTGAGGACCTCGACGAAGACGATGCCGTCAAGGCGATCTATCTCGCCGAACATCTCAGCTGCACCGCCGATGAGGTTCTTGGCCATCTCGATGATGTCTACCTCTTCGAAGGCACGCCGCTCGAATATGCCGAGAGCTATATCGAGGATACCGGGCTCCTGAACGAAATCCCTGAGAACCTCCGCACCTACTTCGACACCGAAGCCTTCGCGCGGGACATGGTCCTTGGCGGAGATATCACCGAAATCGAGATCATGGGCCGCACCTGGATCGCCCAGCCCCTTTGAGGGGCTGGGTATATCCCCTTAAGCGTTCAGGCGAGATCTTTTGAGATCGACGCTTTTCTCTAATGGATCAGTCTTTCTTTTCGGGGAAAAGTCCTGGCATCCATTCGTGAGCGAGAGCCGCAGGAAAGGCGAGCTTGAACGGTGCTTTTGGGCTGGCCGATGTCAGAACGCCTTTTTCTACCAAGGATGACGTAACGCGGCGGGCCGTACGATCTGTCGCTTGCAACAATTTCCCCACGTCAGCACGCGGGAGTTCGCCGCGATACAATATGGCTTCCAGCACAAGATCAGACCTTGGTGGGAGGTCTTTTTGGCGGTTTACCCAGTCGATAATCCGCTCTCGAAGCTTCTCCGGCTCGACGAGGCTTTGCATAAATTGAACTTGATCGATGCAGGTCACGAGGAAGAATTTCACGAACTCAGCGAGCGCGGCTTCGCTCAGGTTTCCGCGCCCGTCTCTATCGCCGCGTCTCGGTGAGTCTCCCGCGCTCAGTTGGCGTTTGTAGTCCGCCTCATTGCGCGCCAGCCCGCGCGCGACCGACCATATTCCGCCTGTATCCAGCGCATCGCGTAGAATTCCGTAAGACAACAGGCGCGCTACACGTCCGTTTCCATCAAGAAATGGGTGAAGCCACAACAGTCTGTGGTGTGATGCAGCGGCAGACATAATCCGCTTCGTCTGCCCCAGCTTCGAGTACGCTTGATCAAAGCGATCCAAAAATCGCGGCACAGCGCCAGGGCTAATGGCAATGTGCTGTCCAACTCGAACGTCTCGATTCCGGAGTTCGCCGGGGATTATGCGAATGCGTTCCTCGGTCTCAGGGTTTTCGACCCAGAGCAAATCCTCCGGCAGGCGCTCACAAAATCGCTTATGAATGTCGAGCGCAGCCTCGCTCAGCGTCGGATGTTCGGCTAACCCGCCCGCATCGATCCAAGCCTGCACCTCGATATGTGTGCGCGCTTCCTTTTGCAGGTCGCGTTTTTTCGGATCGCTGCTGTAGTCGTCGCGCAAAGCGCGTTCGATATCGACGGGATGTGTATCGTGCCCCTCAATCAGATTGCTATAATAGCAATTCATGGCGCGTACGAGATCGGCCAGCGCTTCAACAACGCCTTTCGGCAACCGGCTGCGCAAATCCGTTGAGTGCTTGGTGAGCGCGAGTGCTAAATCTGTTATCTCTTCATAGGCTTTGCTGCTTTCACTCGGCAGCATCGGCTCCATTGCTGATGGAGTTTCGCCGCGATCTGTGACCGCTTTTTTGTCCGCTTTTTCTGTCGATTTTTCATCGCTCATAAATTCAATAATATCATCGCTTTGACGCGATTGGAAGAATTTTTGTGTCCGGGAAAATGTCCGCTTTTTTGGCCGCTACATTCAAGGCGAGCC
The window above is part of the Hyphomonadaceae bacterium ML37 genome. Proteins encoded here:
- a CDS encoding antirestriction protein ArdA produces the protein MTNIYHATPYDISAAGFYFSTYEDYLEKSASHRNRYGDPVEEYEIQFIDGENCALFSAIGVNQANLKLWFEEFEDLDEDDAVKAIYLAEHLSCTADEVLGHLDDVYLFEGTPLEYAESYIEDTGLLNEIPENLRTYFDTEAFARDMVLGGDITEIEIMGRTWIAQPL
- a CDS encoding Fic family protein; amino-acid sequence: MSDEKSTEKADKKAVTDRGETPSAMEPMLPSESSKAYEEITDLALALTKHSTDLRSRLPKGVVEALADLVRAMNCYYSNLIEGHDTHPVDIERALRDDYSSDPKKRDLQKEARTHIEVQAWIDAGGLAEHPTLSEAALDIHKRFCERLPEDLLWVENPETEERIRIIPGELRNRDVRVGQHIAISPGAVPRFLDRFDQAYSKLGQTKRIMSAAASHHRLLWLHPFLDGNGRVARLLSYGILRDALDTGGIWSVARGLARNEADYKRQLSAGDSPRRGDRDGRGNLSEAALAEFVKFFLVTCIDQVQFMQSLVEPEKLRERIIDWVNRQKDLPPRSDLVLEAILYRGELPRADVGKLLQATDRTARRVTSSLVEKGVLTSASPKAPFKLAFPAALAHEWMPGLFPEKKD